GCCTGTTCCGCGCCCTGCCGCTTCTCAACGGCCACCACATAAGGGGCGGATGCACGCTGGAGCTGGCGGTACACGATAGACTGCGCATCCTGCTGGGCCAGTCCGGCGGCCCAGGCTTCGACAGCGGCGGCTTCCTGGCCGCCGCCTTCATGGCCGGGATACAGCACGGCCGTGATGATCCCGCCGGGGCGCAGCAGCGCAAGCGCCGCCTGAAGCGCGGCCAGCGTGCTCTCCGGCTCGGTGATGATGGTCTTGTCGGCATCGCCCGCAGGCAGATAGCCGAGGTTGAACATCACCGCCGAGACCGTTCCGCGATAGTCCGGCGGAACGGCTTCAAGCATTGCTGCATGGCTCTGCTGCAGCAGGGTTACGGGAGCGAGCGCGGCCGGCGCTGCCTCCCGGGCCAGCCGCAGGCGCTCTCCGGCAAGAGCCAGCGCCGCGTGCTGGATGTCGAAGCCGTATACCCCGCCGCGCGGCCCGGCCGCCTTGGCGAGGAACAGGGTGTCGGCGCCGGTACCCACGGTGGCGTCGATGGCCCGCCCGCCGGCAGCGAGGCGCTCTGCGGTGAGCTTATGGGCGAAGCTGAGCACAGAGAGGAAGCCCATCAGCGCTTCCTCCAGTATTTACCCTGCCAGGTGTCCCGGGCAACCAACTCCTGGTCAATGGCATTCAGCACTTCCCATTTCTTGAGGCTCCATAGCGGGCCGATCAGCGCTTCGCGCGGGGCATCGCCGGTCAGGCGGTGGACAATCATGTCCGGCGGCAGGATCTCCAGCGAGTCGGCAATGAGTCTTACATACTCGTCCTGCTCCAGGAACCGAAGCAGGCCGGCTTCGTACTGCTTGACCATCGGCGTTTTGCGCATGAGGTGCAGCAGGTGGATCTTGATGCCCTGTACGCCCATACCCGCTACAGCCGATACCGTCTCCAGCATCATCTCATGCGTCTCCTGCGGGAGGCCGTGAATGATGTGGGTGCAGACCCGGATGCCGTGGCGGCGGAGCTTGGCGACAGCTTCCGTATAACAGGCGGTATCATGCGCCCGGTTGATCAGGTCCGAAGTGGACTGATGGATCGTCTGCAGTCCCATCTCCACCCACAGGTAGGTGCGCTGGTTCAGCTCTGCCAGATACTCGACGACATCATCCGGCAGGCAGTCCGGGCGGGTGGCAATGGAAAGTCCCACAACCCCTGGCTGCTGAAGGATGACTTCATAATATTCACGCAGTTCCTCGACCGGGGCATATGTGTTGGTGTAGGCCTGGAAATAGCCGATATATTTGGCGTTCGGCCATTTCAGATGCTGGCGGTCACGCACATGGTTGAATTGGGTCACCAGATCGTCCCTGCGGCTTCCGGCGAAGTCGCCGGACCCCCGGGCACTGCAGAAGGTACAGCCGCCCTTGGCAATCGAACCGTCCCGGTTCGGGCAGGTGAAGCCCGCATCAAGCATGACCTTGAACACTTTGGCGTCCATCTGGCTGCGCATTTCATAATTCCAGGTATGGAAACGTTTATCCCCCCACAGGAGCGGAGAGGAGGTCTGTAAAAGATTGGACATTTGCAGCTCCTTTCATTAACCTTTCCATTGTATCAAAAAACCGGGTTGAACGTAACAATCCCTCCCGGCAATCCCGCCAAAGAAAACGAAAAATAGGCCGGAATTAAGCGGGATTCCGCTTGAAAATGCTTACACCTTATGTTATATTTAAAGTGTAAAAAAGCCGCTGCAGCAACCACAATTCCATTCCTGAATTCATAATTTCGTGTCGTCTGGTCCATACTAAACCACAGAGGTGATAACGATGAATTCTCCAACGGTATATCCTGATAACAAAGGTTCGATTGATGTGCAGCTGACTCCTGACGAGGCGCTTGCTCTGACAGGCGTAGAATTTAACGGCAACCACAAGATTAAGACAGAGGCGCAGCGCAAGATCCGCAATGCGTTCGAGAAGACCTTCGAGTTCGATAAATAAATAACAGTCCGCTGAAGCAGCGGGATGGGATTACGGATACAACACGCACGGAACTTTCGATCAGTCCGACAGGGGCTGGATGGAGGTTCCTTTTCTTTTGGCTGTATTGTCTGAAATCCCTTTACATTTGTCTTCAAGTTCGGCACAATATTGCAAGTGGCAGTTATCCAATTGACAGCAGATAGCAAGTAAGAGACAGCGGAGGAATACCTATGCGTTTACGCGGAAGAAAAGGAATACGTGAAAGTCTTGAGCAGCAGACCGATCTGGTCATCCTCGAACCACGCAATCTGAAGGGCCGGTGGTCAGAGCTGTTCGGCAACGACCATCCGATCCATGTGGAGTTCGGAATGGGCAAGGGCCAATTTATTAGCCAGATGAGCTTCAAATATCCGGAGATTAATTTCATCGGCGTCGATATGTATGATGAGCTGGTCCGGCGCGCCGCCGAGAAGGCCCGGAATGTATGGGAGCCTGCCGGGGAAGAGACGCCCCCGAATGTCCGGGTTGCGCTGGCGAATATCGATTATGCGGAAGAGGTCTTTGCCCCGGGGGAGCTGGGCCGGATCTACCTGAATTTCAGTGATCCCTGGCCCAAGAGCAAGCATGCCCGCCGCCGCCTGACCCATCCGAGATTCCTGGACAAGTACCGGGGGCTGCTCGGACCGGAGGGCGAGATCCATCTGAAGACTGATTCCCGCAGCCTGTTCGAGTTCTCGCTTAACGCTTTTGCCGACTTCGGCCTGCAGATGAAGAATATCTCGCTCGATCTGCATGAGGGCGGCGTGATTAATGAAGCTCATGTGATGACCGAATACGAGACGAAGTTCTACAACCGCGGTGTGAATATACACCGCTGTGAGGCCATAGTGGGGGAAGAGGCGCTGAAGCAATATCAGGCCACCCGGCTGGACAAGTACCGCCTGTAGGCAGGGCTATTCTTGCCCCGGGTCTGATCCATAAGTCATACCTGCACACAGTAAAGGCAGTCCGGGGGTTCCCCCGGGCTGCCTTTACTGCTGCCGTATGTGTCCGTATCCTCCAATATTTAAGACCTGCGTATAAATTAGGCGGTCCAGGGCAAATGTGGTAAGATGGCTGCCGTTCTCCGGGTCCGGGGCACACTCCCCTAAGCCCGGCTGCTCCAGGGAGTCAGAACCACAGGGCAAGCGTGCCTGCGGCGACACCCGAGCCGATAACCGCGCCGGCCATGACGTCGGACGGATAATGCAGCCCGATGTAAATCCGCGAGAAGCCGACGATGCAGGCCAAGGGGAGCAGGACTGCGGTCAGGGCCGGGTAGGCTATCATATAAGGAACCGTTGAGGCGAAGATAGCGGTCGTATGGCCGGAAGGAAAGGAATGATCCTTCAGCGGATTGCGGAAAGTATTGATATCCGGCAGCGCAAGATACGGGCGCAGGCGCGGATAGAGCTTCTTGGCTATGGCCACAGGAATATGGCTTACCGCGA
This region of Paenibacillus sp. FSL K6-1096 genomic DNA includes:
- a CDS encoding phosphatase PAP2 family protein, yielding MRPIFKKLHLLEQRIFLFINGRLHNPFLNFWLVYLTHLGGATSTIGINLLIWALCPQPWSTTGLQALVALAVSHIPVAIAKKLYPRLRPYLALPDINTFRNPLKDHSFPSGHTTAIFASTVPYMIAYPALTAVLLPLACIVGFSRIYIGLHYPSDVMAGAVIGSGVAAGTLALWF
- a CDS encoding class I SAM-dependent methyltransferase; protein product: MGFLSVLSFAHKLTAERLAAGGRAIDATVGTGADTLFLAKAAGPRGGVYGFDIQHAALALAGERLRLAREAAPAALAPVTLLQQSHAAMLEAVPPDYRGTVSAVMFNLGYLPAGDADKTIITEPESTLAALQAALALLRPGGIITAVLYPGHEGGGQEAAAVEAWAAGLAQQDAQSIVYRQLQRASAPYVVAVEKRQGAEQAGFSRK
- the trmB gene encoding tRNA (guanosine(46)-N7)-methyltransferase TrmB produces the protein MRLRGRKGIRESLEQQTDLVILEPRNLKGRWSELFGNDHPIHVEFGMGKGQFISQMSFKYPEINFIGVDMYDELVRRAAEKARNVWEPAGEETPPNVRVALANIDYAEEVFAPGELGRIYLNFSDPWPKSKHARRRLTHPRFLDKYRGLLGPEGEIHLKTDSRSLFEFSLNAFADFGLQMKNISLDLHEGGVINEAHVMTEYETKFYNRGVNIHRCEAIVGEEALKQYQATRLDKYRL
- a CDS encoding TIGR01212 family radical SAM protein (This family includes YhcC from E. coli K-12, an uncharacterized radical SAM protein.) yields the protein MSNLLQTSSPLLWGDKRFHTWNYEMRSQMDAKVFKVMLDAGFTCPNRDGSIAKGGCTFCSARGSGDFAGSRRDDLVTQFNHVRDRQHLKWPNAKYIGYFQAYTNTYAPVEELREYYEVILQQPGVVGLSIATRPDCLPDDVVEYLAELNQRTYLWVEMGLQTIHQSTSDLINRAHDTACYTEAVAKLRRHGIRVCTHIIHGLPQETHEMMLETVSAVAGMGVQGIKIHLLHLMRKTPMVKQYEAGLLRFLEQDEYVRLIADSLEILPPDMIVHRLTGDAPREALIGPLWSLKKWEVLNAIDQELVARDTWQGKYWRKR